Genomic segment of Arachis hypogaea cultivar Tifrunner chromosome 16, arahy.Tifrunner.gnm2.J5K5, whole genome shotgun sequence:
tactattattagtaTCTAGCTAAAACTACTAGCTAGTCTAATTATGTTATTAAAAGAATCTGGTAAAATATTATATTGTTATTGGAGTTTCTTTTGGGTACACTTACTTTGTTGATGTAGTTGTTTTTCACAAAATCATTATTTTTCTTTAGCATTAACTCGattattatttgaaataataataataataataataataataataataataataataataataataataataataataataatcggttgcaaaaaatactaacaacataaaagtatataataaccagcatacttattttttatagttttatacttttatatatacacaaaaattaATCACCTACTAATaaattatcatataattatagatatttataaaaacaattgattttattattgtaaaatatttaattattatgttaTGACAGATTAAATAGATAAttaattactttattaaaattatgaaatactatatataaatatatagtaattaatttttttgcgtttataaaacattttttattttcataatataATTACATTTATTTACAAAATACTGATATCGAAATATGATTCGAACATCTGTCACCTTATCACCTTATAGTAGTTAATAATATAACCCACATATGTGATATCACTAGCTagggtggcaacggggcgggttTTTGGTCTATTCGACTTTGCTTCGCTGTACAATAACCTGTATAGAATCCGCTCCACTTCTATCTGTGAGTAGTAAAAAGTTGAACTCTAACTCGTCCCTGCAGGTACTCGCCCCGCTCCTATCcgtccctataattattaaaatcaataaaattaaatttttaaatttatataactatcatcacatacataatataaattaatgtaaaaatttaaatatgatacaatattattaatcatttactaattattttacatatattaacatattatatattaaaattatatatattatctatAGCGGGGCGAGTAAAGACGGATATTACCTAAATCCGACTCCGTCCCGCCCCTCTCAAGAACCTAATCCACTAAAATCCCACCCCGATGCGAGACAAAAAATTATCTGCTCCGAACGAATAAGAGTAGGATAAATATCCACAAATTCGAGTGGTATTGCCATCACTACCGCTAGCTAACTAGCTAAGGAGGCTTTGGTGCTCAAGCTAAAACATAACAACATAACATTATCAAATTCTTAACTAATTCAAGAATCCAAATAGGAGATGAACATATCAGACCAAGTATTAGACTTTGAGAGAGAGTAGGTGAGTGCGTGGTGGCCTGGTGGGTAAGACTCACTTCAATAAAAGtcggattttttttataaataaatataatagttataTATGGATGTGGACAGACTAAAAgttttatatatgaataattttaatataaaatacaaaaatatttaattattttaatgttttaTATAGTTGTGGTGTTAATATtttgtaatataaaaaaatatttttaattataaaagaacaaaTGTTATTgatgttttataataaaaaatattattttaattattaaaagacaAAACGttgtattaaaaattattattttagttgtaAAAATATAAAACGTTACGGATGTCGTTTTGTAAATAATCATAGAAGTATTTAACATATAGTTTGATTCatcataaaagattttatatctaataatacaatataaaaaaaattcatataaacacatttagataatatatatatttcgTTTATACTATTAATAAGATacgtataaaaatttaaatatgcatcTTACATTACAAGAAAAGAGAGCTATTTTAACATGATTTTTTTAACAACCATAGttaatgtaaaaattaatatatatttttgataaatattacaaatgtcaaattttttatgttttaattttttatttataatttgattgTAGAAAATTATTCCTCAATTTTGACACTTATTTGTTTACAACGAACATACtctattattcatttttttcgtTGAGCTCCGTCAATTTTGGCATCACACTGTTCTCAGTTTAGGATCATActactcattcttcatctttaaaatttcagtttattcttcagtttcaagatctcatctcattctttgttaaaaattttttgttgagaatttttttattgtcaataagtgtaaaaataaatagtattttgacggttaataagtatcacaaaaaatatattctcaaatttttctaacaaattattttttatggccaatatttatcaaaataaaatttaaacttttttttacaattacttatatgttaaaaatattatttttaataaaacttttattaacatattttcatagttaaaatagtgtcaaaatttattttttttaacaaattttaatttttttgacacaTAATAATCCTTAAAAATAACCTATATTATTTTAGTGTCGTTTAATTTGTTCACGAGAGAAGTTTGAATTAGCATGtcgatatataatattatatttattttatttatttaaataaaaaacgtaACATAAAACTCtagtttactatatatatatataagcttttaattaattaatattaattaatcttttaaaaatttatgataatttaaaatttaaaattaaaaatttataatttaacatttaaaatttaaaataaataaaataatttaaaaaattagttcacTATCATTATTTTACATTTATACACAGTACAATTATTTTACTTAATGGACGACGGTaagacttttttttttcctcGATGAATCACTAAAGGGAGTAAGTTCATGTTCAATttccttttttcatttttatagtatttcaatGGAATAATTTTAGTTGTTTCACAATATTTTAAATATGGAACAAGGTTATCCAACtacgtataaaaataaaataaaacaaaataaaaagggggAACAAGAAGAATGATATGTAATATATATTCAATCTAAATCTACATTAAGGAGTTCTTATATGAGCCTCATCTAAATCTACAATAATTGGCTACAAATGAATTTGTATTATAAAATCATACTAATTAAGATCTGTTCACTAATTCTGAACGGTAGATCCCCTCTtcattgttttcttctatatttttttaatcttaggTGCTCTAATTTATTTCTCTACCATCTAACCatctaataaaattaaagtatgatGCTGCCTTGACGATGATgcattattttgtaatcctcaaATAATTGATTGTCATAACAAGTCAAATACGGTCAATGAAATTGGAGGGATTATGAAATTCATCTCCTTACCAGCTCTCTGAAATGGACTTCGTTTTGGTACTACCTGTAAAATAAACAAACTTAagtaattatatattgaataatattttAAGTCAATATCTAAAAAACTTTTAAttggatattttattttttaataaattttaattattaaattaatttttaaatttttatttcgttAGACAAACTAATTCTTACATTagattatttgtttatatatataaaaaaaactattcttagaaatttataattttttaaaaattgatatgactttgttaaaatgataaaaattaatttgtctaactttttataaaaatttgacgtgaagattaataaatttaataaaatagaaaGTGAAAGACTAATAATTTAGTGATTAAAATTCATTGAGGACTAAAATATCTACATTTTTTCTGAAGATTTATATGGCTAATTAAGTAAGTACATGTAAGAATTTGATGGGAAAAATGAAAGATCATCACATGAACCTTTTTTGGGTCTGAGAAAGTATTCTCATCCAATGCATTGATAGATGATAGTACAGTAATTGTTGACTCAGTAAGATTTGATGTAGCATATCCCTCAACAGAAATCTTGAGATTCACTTGGTCACTTCTCATGTTTGCAACCTGGACAAATTTTATTGTACTATCATTAATTTACTAATATAGATCAtattacatttttattcaagaattaATTGTTGTTATAATATTTACGTTATTATATGCATAATATATCTTTTTCAGTCACAGCCTATATATGTATCTTATATTTTTGTACATAAATAGTGTTAGGGTGCTGTGTGTTATTTTAGTGGTTTAGCCGTTTAGGTGAAAAAGGTGTAATCCATCCTACTTTAAGACAAGTTACATACAACTTGAGAATCTCAGTGCCCTGAAACGATTTAcatgtattttttaaaagaattctaTGCATAAATCGTTCTAAAATatgatatttaatatattatttaatacacattgtaataatttatatattaatagatttaaaaaatttatgttttaaaattttgtttagaaAAATCTGataatattgatttttttattttatttaaataaaaaattctaagcatgcattattttattttgagatgcgagaaaaattttaattgaaaaatgttGGCAtccaattttcctttttctttttttactaggTCATGCACCAAAAGGCTGCAAGGAATTATACAAAGTCAACTACAAATACCTTTATCTTTAGGGAAGTTTTGTTATTTTGAGGATTTTGGCAGAGAATTGCAGATGCAGCAAGTGAAGTAGGATCTGTTGTTTGAAGCTGTGATTCAAGAAATGTTGCACCGTTACTTGACTCTCTAAACATGTACTGCACCCAATAGCTTGGTGTTCCATAAACCTTATTCGCATTAAAAACAATTGCATCTGGGTTCCACCTACTCACAACATTGTGTGGCCATATtaattcaaaattatatatatatattctatcataTGATTCTCAATATCTTAAAGAAAAGAACATGGCTTTGtaagtttatatatatgtatgccgtTATGGGAAATGAAAAAAGTTGAAGGACATTACTTCCTGTCATTTGCATTTACAAAAAGAGGAGCATACGAAGCCATCGCCACGTGATCACTGCATCAAAAATGGGAAAATGTTATgatcttcttttttatcctatagtatttttttaggataatatattttatttatttgtgaacTTTTTTATATGACTTGATAATAGTGTTTTATATTTCACCATTTTGCTGTGTATTTTTCTCGAACCTATTTTTGTAATAgactatttttctaaaaaaattcacAATTACTTTTTTATGGGACACAATTTTGCTTAAATTAAAGCCATTCGTATTTTGATGTGACTAACTTTTTAAAGCTAGTTAGAATTTTTGTTATCTACTATGTTTTATGAAAGCTCAAAGCTCTTTTTGATGTGACTAATTATATTTCACCATTTTGCTgtgtatttttattgaacctaCTTTTGTaataaactattttatttttctaaaaaaattcacTATTACTTTTTTATGGGACACAATTTTGCTTAAATTAAAGACATTCATATTTTGATGTGACTAACTTTTTAAAGCTAGCTAGTTAGAATTTTTGTTATCTATTATGAAAGCTCAAATCCaagaatttatttaaaaagtGACACGGATATTTTGTATTGGTTATTATTTTTGTAACCAATATTCAATGTTAAATAGTGTATAATATTGGAACATTTCCATTTCTTAACACCCCCCAAAAGTTGCATGAACGTCACTAACAAAAAAGAGTAGTGACTAACATCAGATAGTCagtgataaaaaattaattataattactagTTTAGATAAATACATATAAATTGAACCATCATGTGGAGCTTATTAACCAAAAGTAGTGCATAGCTTTCTCAATTGTATCATATATTCCATTTTAAAAATTCGAGCAATAATGTTGATGTATCTTGAAATGGTTCATAGAAAGCTACAGTTTACCTGTTTCTTTCTAATCCAATAAGAAATCCAGCTTCAGATACAGCTCCTAAAAGGGTCCCAAGCTTGGCTTGTTCCTCTCCAATTAGAGCATACTCACTCACAAAAGCCTTTAACATATTATCCATAGATCCAAGGGATTAAAATTAATTCaagtatacataaaaaattaattttaatattctgataaagtaaaaaaaaatgtatatctaATTAGATACTTGATATTGTCATATTAGTAAAAAGAATAATACTAAGAAATCAATATTTTTCAAtcaacattatttatttatttttaaattatttcgtttatcttaaattctagacactaaattataaattattaaattttaaatcataaattttaaattttaaaaaaataaacaatttttaaataaaaaattgactaatattaactaattaaaaattaatttctttatctttatactttttttaataaaaataattaatttttatattttttatgtgaataataatctaaaaaattaatataattaaataattatataaaactataacaaattataaaaatttaatttattctcattttttttcattcaaaaaatttgagacaaaaaatataattataaaaaattaataaaaataaaaataaaaaaataaaaaataaattatgtctcttattagtatttttgtattcttTCTATCAAAATgaatacaaaatatactaatttaatatttttaaatatattatttttatttatattttttctgtcaaaaataattttatgtttttatatttctattttaatattcTGTCTTTATAAATAAACGGAGTGTAAATGCATTATGTCTacataattattagtataaatgaGCATTAATTATTGTGGATATAATTCAGTGAAGATAAGCAAACCTTTGGACCATTACGTGGTGTCTTATCAAACACCTGAGCGTTATTAAACATACTTCGAGCGTCATGAGGATAAGTCtggtaagaaaattaaaaagttcaaaacaaaatattatttttcaaaggAAATTAATTGAATGTGAATCGGGAGAAGGGAAATTATTAATTACATGATACTCGTACAAATCAGCGGGGTGATCTAACGGCTTGGAGGAAGCATCACAATTTGAAACAATCTTAATATCTGGATAAGCATGTTTTATTGCATTGTAGAACGCAAGGTAATTCCCTGATGATAAACAAAATTGTTGTTTTGTTCAGGCAtacaatgttaaaataatataactaTATAAGTAATAAGGAAAATATTAATTTATCAAAAAcactatttgtatactaaaattaaccactaaaattAACCaccaatgtatttatatataaatatatgtataatttaatttatttttaatatatttttatattttaatatatattttatactgataattaattttagtaactaattttaatattcacGTAACATAACTCTTAATTTATATTGTCCCGTGttaattgtgtattttttttggtgactccgTGTTAATTGTGTATAAAATTGAAGAAGtggattaaaaaatataaatattaggtgatttttttttcttcttatatttatctacatttgaattaatattagcTAACTCAGCTTTTTTCTTCCATTGAAAATGTTAACCccaacatttttaaaaaatataacacttTTAAAATAATGTTTTATGCCATATAAATTTTATCAATTCAACCGTTAGATTCTAACATTTCACTATGTGGATCGATCTaagaatattttataaaatttaaaattaattaaatatgtcaTACAACaatttatacatatattataatttttaagaatataaaaaatataacaatttaattattattattatttaatgatatattttttaaataaataaaataaatataataattactaatatatttaaGCATGGAAGAATTTATATTTTTGCTCCATGAGTGACATGTCTTTTTTTAGTGAAAACAAAATAGGTATACACATATTTCATTTATATTGTAAACTAGATAAATAATGTTGTTTTAACACGTATTTCGTTTGCAAGTGGCATACGTGTTAAAATATTGAACCGTATATTATTTACGGTATAAATTAGATAtgtcttaatttattttgttttgtaccAATTTAGTTTAGCTGCTTGTGGTTATTATTTACTTTGACACTCCATGCCTCATAGTTTTATTTTTGATGGAGGAACGAAAATTATTTAACACATATAAATGCGTCCACGAAAGAAAAATCTCCCCATCTTTATAAGGCATATAGGGATGTACATGACCTAGACCGGTCCGAAGATCGAGCTCAGACCCGTATACTTTggagctaatttggtgtgatttcattaGGTTTAAGATCAGGTAAGGGTATCAAAAATTGACTTGGTCATTATTTAGGGTCAGGTTCGATCGAGTCTAGACACACATGTCTTAATCCTCTCTCTAACCAATGTGGGACTTCACATTTCATCCCTTAATGGGACCCAATATTCTCATTGGTACATTGAGTCGAGCATTGCTTCTAATACCATCTATAACAGCCTAGATCACCAATTTGCCGATATTGTCCACTTTGGCACTCTATGTGTTACGATTTTGTTCTTGATGGAGAGACGAAAATCACTCAAGACATCAAAATGCATCCACAATGGAGATGTTTGCGCATCCTTATAAGGTATATTTTGTTCTCCTCTTCAACTGATGTGGGACTTCACAAGAACAAAACATGCCTTATAAAAATGTGGAGACCTATCTCTTATGAATGCATTTTAATGGGTTGAGTGATTTTTGTTCCTCCataaaaaacacaagaaaaaaagtTGTGAGGCTCAGGACACTACATTAAACAATATCTACAAGTAAGTGGACTAGACTATTACGGATGATATTAAAGCTGGTACCCAGATCAATACGGCAATGAGGACATTGGGCCATATTAGAGGTTGGAATGTGAAGTCCACATTGATTTGAAAGGGGAATAAAACATGCCTCATAAGGACATGGAGACTTCTTCCTTGTGGACGCGTCTTGATGGGTTGAGTAGTTTTTGTTCTTCCATCAAGAACTAAATTTCAAAGCCCGAAGTATCAATGGGACAATATCCACAAGCTAGTAGACTAGGCTGTTACGTGTCTATTGATGTTATTATGCCCATTATATAAGCTAATCCATCTATTTTGATATAGTTTTGTAAAGTGCAGTGCAATAGAAGTATCGTTTCAAATTTTGTACAGAAAAAATTGGATCAAAAACCAAAAGACAATCACCCAAATATATAATGATTGGGAAGAATCGTATAACAAGATGCCTAAACTCTTGAAAGCATGGCAGCATTATCTCCTTAAGACTGTACATGATTTCACAGTCATCCTGTGTTGCAATAGAGATTTAGTGGATTGCGATTCTTGTCAGATTTATAAGATCAAATGTTTTGGGCCTTTTCACTATGTTTTGAAGCTTTCAAACACTACAAGTCCTTTGTTTTAGTTGACAACATACATTTGTACAGAACATATGGTAGTATTTTCCTAATCATTGTAGCCTAAGATAAGAGCAGTTATTGGGTTCGAATTAATAGAAATGTGACCTTTAACTTGACAAATTTAAAGCAACACGTCACACCACAGGAGGACATCCTAATTATCTCCAACAGATCCCAAGCACTATGAGATATTCTTATCATTGATAATAGTGTTTCTTCCAATACTCACCATGCTTATTGCATCTGCCACATGACATCCAATTTCATGCCATGATTCAAAATTACAGAGGTAAAGCGATACTTATAAATGTAATTTATAATCTAAGAAAGGATGAGTATGATTAATACATGATTGCCTTGAGAGATTTATCATCTTAAATAGTGGAGTAGGCAAACTGATTCAACAAGGAGATTTGATTGCAACATTGTGATAGTGGTAGTAGGTATGTAGTCATATGACAACCAACTTATCAGAGTGCATCAATACAGTTCTAAAAGAAACACAATACTTACTTGTTGTGATAATAGTGAGATCTAATTATAAGAAACTACAACAGCTGTTTGTGGAAAAAGATGGATTGTTGAAATTTATTACGCATACAAAGTTTTTAACTATGAAGTCTTAAGTCAACAAAATTTACATTGAGTACaaatctttttctctttctttctgtgTATGTGTTTATTTTAGAAAAGAACAAATAGATTCCTGACCTTTTGTCCCACAAACATTTTTGTCCCTCaccatttgaaaatacttttaagtccatGACTTCTTTAAAGTTGGACATATATATTCCTCCGTACATATGGGTCTGTCAAACCCAACAAAGAAGTCTGATGTGGCTTCCATTGtatcatagttatcagaaccgaaccggcAATCGACTCGGTTAAGTTACTAGATTATTGGGTTAATGGTTCAACCGGTGAATCACTGCTCAAACCATTTGACccggtaatatatatatatatatatattagtcttTAATATAACTTAATAAGTGTATAGGGGTtgcttttataatatatataattattaacccAAACAGTATTAATAGACATGTTGGCCTAGTCGAAGATTGACACCCTTTGTCTCACAGGTCTCAAACTCGAGCTAGACTTGTGCTACTTTTTGAATTAACTATTTAATTTAAAAGGGGGTGTCTATTACCATGATCCATGCCACCACTTGTGCATCATGGAGGTGCGCGGGCGAAACATTGACCCGCCGTGTCAAATATGTCCGGTTCGAACCGAGTTGACTGGTTTAAGACGAGTCAAACCAATTTTCTACGTGTCAATTGCAGGAATGATTATAAGAGTAATTCGGACTATCTTATAATCTGATTCACTTGTTTTTCGATCGGACCGACCGGTCTGGTCCGGATTTGATAACTATGCATTGTACTAATGCATATGTGGAGAGAGAGTTTTCAAAACAAGACAAATTAGTCCCTCTTCTTCAAAATGACGTCGCTTTGATGCAAAGGTTCACGGAGGCACACGTGGAGGGAGAGtttttaaaacatgaaaaattagtTCCTCTTCTTCAAAATGACGTTGTTTTGATGCAGAGGTTCAAAACTTCTCCCTGTCTTTTTATGCCTAgatcttcctctctctctctctctctctctctctctctctctctctctctctctctctctctctctctctctctctctctcagctgccttccctttctctcagAGTCTCACTACCTATCATCATCACTTCCTCAAGTGTCTCCCTTTCTCTCCCGCTCGGCACTTTCGCCGCTATCTTTCTCTCTCACTTTCAAGGTTGCAAGCCAGCAACGACGCCCGTGACCATCGCTGCTGAGATCAGCCTCTCAAGCTCGCGTTTGTCGCCTCCCTTCTTTCAGGCTCTCAAGCTCGCACTGTcgcctcctttctctctctctctctctctctctctctctctctctctctctctctctctctctctctcactcactcactcactcactcactcactcactcactcactcactcactcactcagtcTCTTAGATCCATTCTCTCAGCCTCTCAAGCTCGCTGTCTGTTGCATCACTTTTTTTATCTCTCAGCAGCAGCGGCATCTCTAGCAATGGCGAGTCCCAATAGCGACTTCTGCGTTGATATGCTCCGTTGCTTCTCTTCTTTCAGCATTGATATGCTCATCTTCTCCTTTTCTtcctttataaaaaattttgaatctttgatttagaaattaggatGGCATAATGTCTCTTCTCGCTCTTCGTCTTTTTCAAGAAACTCTtctttttttctaattaattagTTCTTGGAATTAATGAATGTATTTTGTGTTAGTTGAATTTGGTGTTGTTTGATAGTCGGAAGATTCTGGTTTGATTTGCTAATTTTGTGATATGTTGTTGTAGCTTGTTTTAAATTAGAAACAAATTTTGTGGAGAGCATTGTTGTTAGAGAACTTTGAACAAATTTTCAGCTAATTAATTAGTTCTTGAAATTAATGAATGTGTTTTGTGTTAGTTGAATTTGATATTGTTGTGTCATGAATCGTTCAGGATTCAAGAGATTATTCATGATAAATGAATTATAATCATTGTTTtgatttgttttgatttagtaagaatgtttattattattatttgaagaagaacaagaagggtgaaaaaggtagaagaaaaatgaaaatagtgGTGTGAGTGGAgatagaaaaaggaaaagaaagatttATGTGTCTTAttattttgaagaagatgaactaatttgtcctattttaaaaattttcgacaTGTACATCTGTAACGATCTGGTCATCACAATAGAAGTTACGTCAGATTTTTTCATTGGGTTTGagtagggctggcaatgggtagggtagggtaatCCTACCCGcgggttaaaaattttattaaaactctaccctaccctacccgcgggttaagaatttcttaaccctaaccctacccgcaccctaaaattctaaaccctaccctaccctaccctacccgcagaaatatcCGGATCTTACCTTACCTTATCCACACTGGGTCGGGTAGCCTTCCCTACCCGAACGGGTTGGATCGAATTGAATATCCGTGGATAGGGTATAAATTGCCAATCCTAAATTTGAGGGACTTATGTAAATGGAGGGATATATATATCCTATCTTTAAAGAGATCATAAACTTAAAACTATTTTCaaatgataaaagataaaaatatctgTAGaaatttgttattcttttaattttttttcatttagttAATTCTTTTTACTATTTTGATGTTGGTTAAGGGTTTCAGTAGGCAATtgttatgattaaaaaaaaaactccaaatTAAAATGTTATTTCTAACTAAAAAATAAGTATACATGATAATGACCATTCATCCAATTAAAATTAAAGCAATGCACAAGTCACACaaccatatataaaataataataactcgtGGTACAgatgataaatttaaaaaaggaCACGAAAAATTAGGGAGAAAGAAATAATGCATGCCTTGGTAGTGTTGCTTTCCACAATTTTCATTTCCAATAGCGACATATTTTAGGTCAAAAGGCTTAGGGTGCCCCATAGCAACTCTAACGGAACCCCATTGCGAAGTGGCTGCTCCTCTCGCAAACTCAATACCATCTACGGTATCCTATAATAGGGAAAAAATGTCActaatatatgaaaatttaattttcttttaagtctATAACAACGTTTTATAGAAGAACGAAGTTAGTTTTTGCACAAATAAAAAGGTGTTTGTTGTTACTTTTATGTGGTACTTAAGCCACAAAATTCTCCTAGTAATGTACTAATTTATTGGGTTGAGTTTATTTCATGATCTTAAAATTATAACTAACAACAATAGATACTTTAATTTGGAAAATATTTAAGGATGACAAACGGGTTAGTCCATTTCGCTTCACCAAAAATTTGTTATTTAGCGGGCTAACTTGCCCGCTTAGTGAGGCGGTCTCAAATTTCTATTCCGTTCCGCTTAATGGTGGATTGGTGGACTAAGTAtgctaatttttgtttttattttttttaaacattaaatatttaaaaaaatataaatttcataaatattttaataaatttataatttttaaagacaaaaaattataatttttaaatttacaaacacaaaattttttataattctaaatatctaataaacataataattaatcaaattttttgaaataaaattataaaatggtGGGTCTACTAGGTAAGTTCGTCTTGCTCCCGCCAAAATCCATAGGTTAGACGGTAAAAGTTAAGCCGATTTTATCACGGCGGTCTCAAATTTTTAACctgctctatttttttttttttgcgagtTATGCAGACCAAATTAGTGAATTTCAGTCTATTTATCATCTCTAAAAATATTAGATTtagatcttctaaattttaaatattattttaaagtataaagtatgattttttactatttattttataaataaaattaaaaaaatataaaaaaa
This window contains:
- the LOC112757368 gene encoding alpha-L-arabinofuranosidase 1-like, producing the protein MPDTLFGIFFEEINHAGAGGLWAELVSNRGFEAGGTQVPSNIKPWTIVGEESSILVQTELNSCFERNKVALRMDVLCDDINCPSGGVGISNPGYWGMNIEQGKKYKVVFYVRSAGPIDMTVSFKNAQGGGILASTNIQETASEVSNWKRIGTTLEANGSSANSTIQLTTTKKGVIWLDQVSAMPLDTFNGHGFRKDLVNMLIELKPAFIRFPGGCFVEGQRLSNAFRWKESVGPWEQRPGHFGDVWNYWTDDAFGYFEALQLAEDIGAKPIWVFNNGISHTDEVDTSAIKPFVQDTVDGIEFARGAATSQWGSVRVAMGHPKPFDLKYVAIGNENCGKQHYQGNYLAFYNAIKHAYPDIKIVSNCDASSKPLDHPADLYEYHTYPHDARSMFNNAQVFDKTPRNGPKAFVSEYALIGEEQAKLGTLLGAVSEAGFLIGLERNSDHVAMASYAPLFVNANDRKWNPDAIVFNANKVYGTPSYWVQYMFRESSNGATFLESQLQTTDPTSLAASAILCQNPQNNKTSLKIKVANMRSDQVNLKISVEGYATSNLTESTITVLSSINALDENTFSDPKKVVPKRSPFQRAGKEMNFIIPPISLTVFDLL